A genomic stretch from Chitinophaga agri includes:
- a CDS encoding tail fiber domain-containing protein, whose protein sequence is MNRRMKQLLLLLSIPFATSQVMAQKNVYQIRADSVRIYSGCDTAELIIENRTKDTLGFLFNKGKGRTEFRKLQLQTVGNNAIAITGQDTLQLGAIIKTTVDTLYTSGTNLYYRKTDGTVVTVPLNLDGRYDLLSTNMVYVPNNSSVPFASWPSNKVVGYFAYTGSDMPALSDQAFKNVGQKNYYDGLMFKYGKTGFDMAVNWDSETQGPNGAFLRIKDDTDSSEGWSAWRELLFKDYADKKYAPRAATGWTTTSGPGWYRIAINGNATTGATNGNRAYGHFIITDGTASFHQTVEFIVTVLYNRAPTIQVISNGVFGTQPFAAIRVVKGGTYEGTAIDILTYRPETLSVKASMTDNEQTGGWGMVNWQKITSATDYNEGVPTGMTQMSYVLNPDVIEGTADQNGQYWMFSRNTGMTTNNGYRTRGPLSLVGDYKVNSTNKKVIWTVGDDNIGTDNYYGIGYDFGNQVTPNNSDHQIVFAKNGLITHRFNLGGGVLLNGNVKTNGAMTALGFLTTGSVGMMGDFSITGLARKIIWTKGDKFVSDTNYYGIGYDIGNQVIPSISDEQIVIASNGVVAHRFNMKGGVLLGGDVRTTGNITAAGNMTSTGFYQSSLRSLKKDITLFNGDALKLIKDLKIVEFSYKEDKESNRHVGIIADDSDWHFSTQKHDKFDSNSAISITMKAVQELTEKLEALNKRLDELESAVNKASGNK, encoded by the coding sequence ATGAACAGAAGAATGAAGCAGCTGTTGCTGTTGTTGAGCATTCCTTTTGCTACAAGCCAGGTAATGGCACAGAAAAATGTATATCAGATCAGGGCTGACAGTGTTCGCATTTACAGTGGTTGCGATACAGCAGAACTGATTATAGAGAACAGAACGAAAGATACACTGGGTTTCCTCTTCAATAAAGGAAAGGGACGCACAGAGTTTCGTAAACTGCAGTTGCAGACGGTAGGTAACAATGCCATTGCGATTACCGGACAGGATACTTTGCAGTTAGGGGCGATTATAAAGACAACGGTGGATACTTTGTATACTTCGGGTACGAACCTGTATTACAGAAAGACAGATGGTACAGTCGTAACGGTGCCGCTGAACCTGGATGGAAGGTATGACCTGTTATCAACGAATATGGTATACGTCCCAAATAACAGTAGCGTTCCGTTTGCCTCTTGGCCATCAAATAAAGTAGTAGGTTACTTCGCTTATACAGGAAGTGATATGCCTGCGCTTTCTGATCAGGCATTTAAGAACGTCGGTCAGAAAAACTATTATGATGGACTGATGTTCAAATATGGGAAAACCGGCTTTGACATGGCGGTTAACTGGGATAGCGAAACGCAGGGACCTAACGGTGCTTTCCTGAGAATCAAGGATGATACGGATTCAAGTGAGGGCTGGAGTGCCTGGAGGGAACTGCTGTTTAAAGACTATGCAGATAAGAAATATGCGCCACGTGCAGCGACTGGTTGGACGACTACAAGTGGTCCAGGATGGTATAGAATAGCTATTAACGGTAATGCCACAACAGGAGCGACAAATGGTAACCGTGCCTATGGACATTTCATTATCACAGATGGTACGGCATCCTTTCATCAGACAGTTGAGTTTATTGTAACAGTGCTTTACAACAGGGCACCAACTATTCAGGTGATCAGTAACGGTGTTTTTGGTACACAACCTTTTGCCGCTATAAGAGTTGTGAAAGGTGGCACATATGAAGGTACTGCGATAGATATTCTGACATATAGGCCGGAAACGCTGAGTGTAAAAGCGTCCATGACTGATAATGAGCAAACAGGTGGATGGGGAATGGTCAACTGGCAAAAGATAACGTCAGCGACGGACTATAATGAAGGAGTACCAACTGGTATGACGCAGATGAGCTACGTATTGAATCCGGATGTGATAGAAGGAACGGCTGATCAGAATGGGCAATATTGGATGTTTAGCAGAAATACAGGTATGACCACTAATAATGGATACCGTACGAGAGGACCATTGAGTCTGGTGGGTGACTATAAGGTAAATTCTACTAATAAGAAGGTGATATGGACAGTAGGGGATGACAATATCGGTACAGATAACTATTATGGTATCGGTTATGACTTCGGTAACCAGGTCACGCCTAATAATTCCGATCATCAGATTGTATTTGCCAAGAACGGTTTGATCACGCATCGCTTTAATCTGGGCGGTGGCGTATTACTTAATGGTAATGTCAAAACGAATGGAGCTATGACTGCTTTGGGCTTTCTTACTACTGGCTCAGTTGGTATGATGGGAGATTTTTCGATTACTGGTTTAGCGAGAAAAATCATCTGGACCAAGGGTGACAAGTTTGTTTCCGATACAAATTACTATGGAATTGGCTATGACATAGGTAACCAGGTTATACCTTCAATAAGTGATGAACAGATCGTAATTGCGTCAAATGGGGTTGTTGCACATCGTTTCAATATGAAAGGTGGTGTTCTGCTCGGCGGTGATGTAAGAACGACTGGGAATATAACTGCGGCTGGAAACATGACTTCTACAGGTTTCTATCAGTCTTCATTACGTTCCCTGAAAAAGGACATCACGCTTTTCAATGGAGATGCATTGAAACTGATCAAAGATCTAAAGATAGTGGAGTTCTCCTATAAAGAGGATAAGGAAAGTAATCGGCACGTGGGTATTATCGCTGATGATAGTGACTGGCATTTCTCGACCCAGAAACATGACAAGTTTGACAGTAATTCTGCTATTTCTATCACAATGAAGGCCGTGCAGGAGCTGACAGAGAAATTGGAGGCGCTGAATAAGAGACTGGACGAGCTGGAGTCAGCGGTTAACAAAGCCAGCGGTAATAAATAA
- a CDS encoding pyocin knob domain-containing S74 family peptidase — MKRLVLLLSIPFAASQVMAQKNTYQIRADSVRIYSGCDTAELILENRTKDTLGYLYNKGKGVTEFRKLPLETLRTVMARDSSTPYTINFNRSSSNPSNGLRWQYFTDRWSIFAEATQDDPPGNLIFLAEDNINEGWIFRHDGSSTGGQKTDILSIGRDRLKYKGSDLFHTANLNPVRGGTFEPANTDWNTLVNYSFIGSVNGTVNGPVNDGLWWSVISTRHRNGASDGTLYGMQIANGMTSSVNQNRIFFRSQGNGTWTAWKEFWHTANLRLNIDSDSSLAIESWLRVPNRKGIKTTDGALFYQPFTSSWAIRSTAGANVVWLELQTADGIGRGSVYAASDNQIGFTGPSGTGWRLRTDASGNTVIAGQVTATAFVQSSMRSLKKDIAPFTANATDILKDAQVRTFVYKADSANIKHIGFIADELPDEMAAAERKGVDQANTVALLVKALQEMNAKVDALEKEVKMLKEERSTQKK, encoded by the coding sequence ATGAAACGGTTAGTACTGCTGTTAAGCATTCCTTTTGCGGCGAGCCAGGTAATGGCGCAGAAAAACACCTACCAGATTCGTGCGGATAGTGTACGTATTTACAGTGGTTGTGATACCGCGGAACTGATCCTGGAAAACAGGACGAAGGATACGCTTGGTTATTTGTATAATAAAGGCAAAGGCGTAACAGAGTTTCGTAAACTGCCGTTGGAGACATTACGAACTGTAATGGCAAGGGATAGTAGTACGCCTTATACTATCAATTTCAATCGGTCTTCCAGTAACCCTTCTAATGGATTGAGATGGCAGTATTTTACTGACAGATGGTCAATATTTGCTGAGGCTACACAAGATGATCCCCCTGGCAATCTCATTTTTCTCGCTGAAGATAACATTAATGAAGGGTGGATATTTCGTCATGACGGGAGTTCCACAGGCGGTCAGAAGACAGATATCCTGTCTATCGGAAGAGACCGTTTGAAGTATAAGGGATCTGATCTGTTTCATACTGCTAACCTGAATCCTGTAAGAGGTGGCACGTTTGAGCCTGCAAATACAGATTGGAATACGTTGGTGAATTATAGCTTTATTGGTTCTGTAAATGGTACTGTGAATGGGCCTGTCAATGACGGACTCTGGTGGAGTGTTATTTCAACAAGGCATAGAAATGGGGCTAGTGACGGTACACTATATGGCATGCAGATAGCCAATGGAATGACATCCAGTGTCAATCAGAACAGAATATTTTTCAGAAGTCAGGGAAACGGGACCTGGACTGCATGGAAGGAATTCTGGCATACAGCGAATCTGCGTCTGAATATTGATAGTGATAGCTCCCTGGCGATTGAATCATGGTTGCGTGTGCCGAACCGTAAAGGAATAAAAACCACTGATGGGGCATTGTTTTATCAACCGTTCACGTCAAGCTGGGCCATCAGATCAACAGCTGGTGCAAATGTCGTATGGCTGGAATTGCAAACTGCGGATGGTATAGGACGTGGAAGTGTATATGCGGCCAGCGATAACCAGATTGGATTTACAGGACCATCAGGTACCGGTTGGAGATTGAGAACCGACGCGAGTGGTAATACGGTGATTGCAGGGCAGGTGACAGCTACGGCGTTTGTACAGTCGTCCATGAGGAGTCTGAAGAAAGATATAGCGCCGTTTACAGCAAATGCAACGGATATTCTGAAAGATGCGCAGGTGCGTACGTTCGTTTATAAGGCTGATAGCGCTAATATTAAGCACATTGGGTTTATTGCCGATGAGTTACCGGATGAAATGGCAGCTGCGGAGCGTAAAGGCGTTGATCAGGCGAATACAGTGGCATTGTTGGTGAAGGCTTTGCAGGAGATGAACGCGAAGGTAGATGCGTTGGAGAAAGAGGTGAAGATGCTGAAAGAAGAGAGATCAACCCAGAAGAAATAA